The DNA window GAATCGACGTGAACGATTCGCTGGTGCCGCGTCTTGGCCTCTCGCTCACCGCCAATAACACCGACTCTGTGGGTGAGTTCCGGATCGTTACTGAAGGCGGCAAGGCAGAATACGGCCGCAGTGCCGGAGCGCAAGTCGACTTGGTAACGCGCAGTGGAACCAACAACTATCACGGCGACGCTTTCGATTACCTGCGCAATACCGATCTGAACGCCAACGATTACTTCAGCAACCTGTCTGGTACACCTCGTCCAAAATTCATCCAGAACATCTTCGGCGGATCGTTTGGTGGCCCCATCCAGCACGACAAGACTTTTATCTTCGGCAACTATCAGGGACGCCGAACCAAGCAAGAAATTGTCCGCAACCGCCAGGTTCTGAGCACACTGGCACGGCAGGGAATTTTCCAGTGGAGAGACTCGAGTGGTCTCCACAGCTTCAATATTGCCGCTAACGATCCGCGCAAGATCGGAGTGGATCCCGCAATGGCGAAGCTGTTTGCCCTTGTACCTGCTCCGAACAACCTGGATACCGGCGATGGACTCAACACCGTGGGATTCCGCTTCAACAATCCCAACGACAGTATCGAGGATCAGTTCACCATCAGGGGCGACCACAACATCACCAACAACATCAAGGCATTTCTGCGGTGGAGCTGGCAGCGGAATTCCGCGATCGACAGCCTCAACAATGCCGATGCAACTTATCCTGGACAACCGCAAGGTACGCAGGGCGGACATCGCTGGGGCTTCGCTACTGGTGCGGATTGGACGATCAGCAATACCTTGATCAACGAATTCCGGGCGGGACACCAGAGCGCTTCAGTGACATTCGCGCGGCCAGCGCGACTCAAGGGTCCCACAGTTATTACCAATCTCTTTAACCCCGATCCCATCAACTCGGCCTACGCTCAAGGGCGAAACTCTCCCGTGAACGAGTTCACCGACAATATGACGAAGGTTCACGGCAATCACGCATTTCGTTGGGGCGGTAACATTCGCCGCACGCTGCAGACCGGCTTCAATGACAACGGTATCTATCAGAACGTGACTACGGCAGTGGCTAACGGCAATACACCGCCGGCATCTGCGGCACCTGCCGGACTCAGCAGCGCACAACTCTCGACCTTCCAGCAGCTCTATAACGATGCCCTGGGCCGCATGGACGCAGTAGCGGAAACGTTTTATAGCCGCGACCTATCTTCGTTCCAAGCCCCGGGTACCACTCGCCAACGTGACTACCTGCTCACAGAGATGGGCTATTACTTCCAGGATGATTGGAAGTTCTCGCCCAGACTGACCGTCAATGCTGGACTGCGCTGGGAATATTTCGGCATGCCGCATGAGAAGAACGGAATCCAGGCAACTGTCATCGGGGCGGATCAGGTTACACCCTTCAACACGAGCACGAATCTGACCGTTCAGCCCAGCGATGCTTTTTACAATAAAGACTGGAACAATTTCGCTCCCCGTGTTGGGTTCGCATGGGACGTAAAAGGTGACGGAAAAACAGCCGTCCGAGGCAACTACGGTATTTTTTATGACCGTAACATCGGAGCCGTTGTCAACACTGTGGATGGCAGTACCCCAGGCTTTTCGCAGGGTGTGACGGTATTTCCCAACACCTCAACAACAGATGTGCGCGTCAACGATGGTGTCCCGCTGCCCCCGCAACCGGCAGCACCGGTCTTAACGCTACCGGTTACCAATCGCACCAGCAGCATCGCACTTTTCAATCCGAACCTGCGAAGTGGCTATGTCCACCACTTTGCGCTAAGTATTCAGCGGGAAGTGCTTCACAACACCGTTCTCGAGGTTGGCTACGTGGGTACACGCGGAGTCAAACTGTTTATGGATCGCGATCTCAACCAGATGAAGGACGGCGGACAGTTTCTGTCGGACTTCAAGGAGATTCAGGCGTTCCAAGCAAACGGCACCGCACCCTCGGCCGGGAATCTGTTGGTGAAGATGTTCGGAACGCCGGCATCTGTGATCAGTTCGCTCGGCGCTTCCAACTTCACCTTGGGCAATATCGCTACGGCAGCCAATACCCTGGATCGTTCTTTCAACAGCAAGTACGCTGCCGCCGGTCTGCCACAAACCTTTATGCGCAACTACCCACAGTTCAACCAGGTAGTTTGGGGTTCGAACGATGGCAGGTCCTACTACGACGCATTGCAGGCCAGCCTGCGACGCACTACCGGACTGCTGAAGACTTCGGCGAACTACACCTACAGCAAGGCGATCGACAACATCTCGATCGAAGGCAACGGATTTGGCGCGGCTAACAATCCCGTTGACAACTTCAATCTCGCGTTGAATCGTGCCCGCGGCGATTTCGACCACAGGCACAGCTTCAACTCATCGGTCATCCTCACCCTCCCGTTCGGGAAAGGACAGCGTTTCGGAAGCAACATGCCGAAATGGCTCGACACGATCGCTGGCGGATGGGAAATTGGTACTCTCTTCGTTCTACAGGATGGAGCGCCGTTTACGGTGTATTCGAATCGCACCACTGGTGGTTTGACCGCTGCCAGTACTACGAGTGGAACGTGGGCAAACTTCGCAGGCACCGACAAGAACATCGGAACCCCGCATTACAATCCGGATGGCAGCATTACCTTCTTTACGCCGGATCAGGTGGCTTTGTTCAGCTTCCCGACCGCTGGTTCGGTCGGCAATTCTGGCCGAAACGCCTTCCGTGGTCCGCGCTTCTTCAACGTCGATTCATCATTGGTGAAGCGCTTCAAGGTCACGGAGAGTCAGGCTGTGACGTTCCGGGCGGAAGCTTACAACATGCTGAACAATCCCAACTTCGGCATTACAACCGGCAACCTCAACCTGAACAACCCCACGACACTGGGAAAGATTCAGTCAACTCTCGGCGGAGCTCAAGGTACCTCGTCACGCGTTATGCAGCTTGCTCTGCGTTACGACTTCTGAGACCTGGGGTTCATAACAGGATTCTCGATAGGCCAGCCGCAAGGCTGGCCTTATTTTTTTGTCTGCGAGTCTAAACGCCGAAGAGAGGGAAGTGGCTGGCCGCGGCCATGAAGAAGATGATCACTAACGTTAGGTCGAAGCTGAACCGCGAAGTGAGAGCGGCTTGCCGGGCGAGCGTGGCAGCTTCGGGCGGCATCGGCGATCCGTTCTTGCCGGCGGCCTCCATCCAGCGCA is part of the Terriglobales bacterium genome and encodes:
- a CDS encoding TonB-dependent receptor, coding for MQRVRFVSGSTVRRLVALLSLAFLITAPLFAQSAARIEGTVQDPNGAVIANAKISAVNIKTQAHFEAATSDHGQFVLPSVPPGIYSLTIESPGFQKQIVENVEVNVGAVVPALIHLKVGQALDTITVEANALTVQTTSSEISRQITIRDIDTLPQLGRTPITLAAFQPGVQLNPGDVTFSHVNGQRGGSNNSSLDGIDVNDSLVPRLGLSLTANNTDSVGEFRIVTEGGKAEYGRSAGAQVDLVTRSGTNNYHGDAFDYLRNTDLNANDYFSNLSGTPRPKFIQNIFGGSFGGPIQHDKTFIFGNYQGRRTKQEIVRNRQVLSTLARQGIFQWRDSSGLHSFNIAANDPRKIGVDPAMAKLFALVPAPNNLDTGDGLNTVGFRFNNPNDSIEDQFTIRGDHNITNNIKAFLRWSWQRNSAIDSLNNADATYPGQPQGTQGGHRWGFATGADWTISNTLINEFRAGHQSASVTFARPARLKGPTVITNLFNPDPINSAYAQGRNSPVNEFTDNMTKVHGNHAFRWGGNIRRTLQTGFNDNGIYQNVTTAVANGNTPPASAAPAGLSSAQLSTFQQLYNDALGRMDAVAETFYSRDLSSFQAPGTTRQRDYLLTEMGYYFQDDWKFSPRLTVNAGLRWEYFGMPHEKNGIQATVIGADQVTPFNTSTNLTVQPSDAFYNKDWNNFAPRVGFAWDVKGDGKTAVRGNYGIFYDRNIGAVVNTVDGSTPGFSQGVTVFPNTSTTDVRVNDGVPLPPQPAAPVLTLPVTNRTSSIALFNPNLRSGYVHHFALSIQREVLHNTVLEVGYVGTRGVKLFMDRDLNQMKDGGQFLSDFKEIQAFQANGTAPSAGNLLVKMFGTPASVISSLGASNFTLGNIATAANTLDRSFNSKYAAAGLPQTFMRNYPQFNQVVWGSNDGRSYYDALQASLRRTTGLLKTSANYTYSKAIDNISIEGNGFGAANNPVDNFNLALNRARGDFDHRHSFNSSVILTLPFGKGQRFGSNMPKWLDTIAGGWEIGTLFVLQDGAPFTVYSNRTTGGLTAASTTSGTWANFAGTDKNIGTPHYNPDGSITFFTPDQVALFSFPTAGSVGNSGRNAFRGPRFFNVDSSLVKRFKVTESQAVTFRAEAYNMLNNPNFGITTGNLNLNNPTTLGKIQSTLGGAQGTSSRVMQLALRYDF